TTTTTGTTTGTAGCACTCACTTTTAGCGCTCTTCCCGATGTCTGTTACCACCGCCCCCGTTCTTACCGCCGACCAGTTGGCCGCTGGCCTTACCTACGCTGCCTACCGCCAGCACATCACCGCAGTGCTGGCCGCCCAGGGCCCCGACCCGCAGCTGGCCAAAATGCTGCCCCACTACCGAGAGGGCGAGGCCCGCATGAACGCCCTGGTCCCCACGGTGGCCGTGCTGCCCGAGCTGCAAGCGGCCTTGCAACGCATTGCGGGGCAATACGTTTGGGTAGTTATCACCGAAGGCTGGTGCGGCGATGCGGCCCAGCTCGTGCCCGTGATTGAGGCCGTAGCCCAGGCCAGCAACGGCCGCCTCGCCACTCGCTACTTCCTGCGCGACGCCAACCCCGACCTCATCGACCGCTACCTCACCAATGGCGGCCGCGCCATCCCGATGACCGTCTTGCTCCGCGCCGACTCGATGGCCGAGGCCGCCGTGTGGGGCCCCCGCCCGGCCCCCGCCCAAGCCCTGTTCCAAACCCTGAAAGCCAGCCAAACGCCCTTCGCCGAGCTGGCCGCCCAGCTCCACGGCTGGTACGCCCAGGATGCCACCCGCACCACCCAGCACGAGCTGCTGGCGCTGGTGCAGCAGTTAGGTTAGGCTGCTTGGGGCCCTAACTCGCCCACACCGGGGTCCAGTTAGACCCATTTTATTAACCCAAAAAAGGCCGTTCCCTGCGCAGGGAACGGCCTTTTTGGGTTTAGCAAGATTGTAATTAATTCAGTGGCGTTAGTCCCAAGTCAGTTGCCTGAACGTTGTCCACCGTGATGCCCGTGCGCACCACGTTTTTATACGCTGGCTGGCCGGCCGGGGCCCCCACAGTTGGGAAGAACTGCACTTGGTACGTACCCGCTGGCAGGCCCCGCAATTGGAAGGCGCCTGAGGCGTCGGCATACGTGCTCACCGTGTCGGGACCCAGGATGGACGAGCGAATGGCTAGTACTTGAGGCCGCGCCGCTGCCGGGCTCACGAGGCCGCCCAAGCCGCCTTTGAGGTCCTGGGCCACCAGCCGGATGACCGGCTTTAGCAGGTAGCGCTCCTTTTTGTCGTTGCCGGCCTTCCAGTTACCGCGCTCCACGATGGACTTGGCCACGTCGAAATCGAGCAGCAGCTGAAACGTTTCGCGCTGCTTCAGCGTGACCTTGTCGAGCTTGAGTTTTACGCCCGAGGTTTGGCCGCTGGGCGTTTTCAGGTCGTATTGCTGGCCGTCGGTGCCCACCACGTAGCTGTTGGGGCCCAGGATGAGCCGGATTTCCTTCAAGTCGCCGGGCGCGAAGTCGGTGTTCACCAACAGGGCCGATTTACCGTTCACGTAGTCGAGCACGTTCACGGTTTGGGGCGTGAAGTTCAGCGTTTGCCAGCCGTCGGGGTTGCCTTCGTCCTTGAGGTGCACTTCAATCTGGCGCACGTCCAGTACCACGCTGTTGAAGTTACCGGGGGCGTCCGTCAGCCGCACTTCCAGCTTGGCCGCGGTGGCGCTGGGGTCGTCCGACGTGCTTTTCGAGCAGCTTGCCAAACCCAGCAGCGCCGCGCCGGCCAAGCCCAGGAAAGAATAATTTTTCATAAGGTGGTGGTAAAAAAGAAGAGATAAGGTGAACAGGAAATGCTAAAAGAGAACAATAGGCAGAATAAACAGGATGCAAAAACGCTCCGATAACCAATTGGTTATCGGAGCGTTCCGTTCAAAAACCCTGCCGGAAGAACCGGCCTTACTTCCTCGTGGTATCGGCGGCGGCCGGAGCAACAGCGGGCGCAGCAGCTTTCTTGCGGCCCCCAAACAGGCTGTTCAGGCCCGCGCCTATGGCTTGCTTGGCTTTCTCCTGGGCCTCCAGCTTCTTCTTTTGCAGCTCCAGGTTCAGCTGCTCCTGCGAGTTTTGCTGGGTGGTGGCGGTGGCTTTCTGGGTGCTGTCGGTCTTTGCCCGGTTCTTGGTGGCCAGGCCCAGCAGGGCGTCGGTAAGCTTGGTCTTCACCACATTCGTCACGATGGCCTTGCCCTGGTCCTTGAGGCTGCCGCTGGTCAGCTTCACCACCGGGCTCGCCATGCTGCCCCCGATGTTCAGGCCCAGCGTCACCCGGTCGGTGCCCTGGATGTTTTGCACGCCAGTGAGCTGCGTGAGCTTGCCGCTCAGCGCATTGCCCAGTTTGCCGGTGGGCGCGTTGATGGCCGTGACGTAGGACAGCAGGCCCGCCAAGCTATTCGAGCCTCCCACCGTCATCTTCACGTCGCCAATGGCCAGGTCGAAGGGCTTCACCACGAAGTTGCCGTTCACAATCTGGGCGTTCACAATCTTGTTCAGCACTTGCAGGTTTTTGAGCTCGGGCAAGGTCGTCAGGCTCGAAATCTGGCTCAGCACCGGCGACTGCAACACGCTGGCCTTCACGATGTCAAACAAGCCCGTGCCGCTCAGCGTGCTCAGCTTGGGGAACATGTCCTGGCCCATTTCGCCACTCACGTTGAAGTTGGTGCCGAACACGCCCTGCACTGCTGCGGCCAGCGGCACCAGCGCTTTCACCGTGTTGAAAGCCTTGAAAGCGTTCTGGAAATCGAGGTTTTTAATGTTCAACCCAAGGTCGAACTTGGGGTGCGCCAGGTTTTGGGTGTTGTAGCTGCCGGTGGTGCCAAAAGTGGCCCCCAGCGTGTTGAAAGTCAAGTCCTTCAGCGTAGCAATCTGGTTGTTCACGGCCACCGTGCCGCTGGCGTTGGTCAGTTTCAGGTTGTCGTAGGTTACGTTGTCCACCTTGCTGTTCAGCACCAGGTCGAAGAACTTCGGGATTTCCAGCACGCCGGTGGCCTTCGCCGGGGCCCCCTGGCCGGTGGCGGTCGACTTGTTGCTCACCGGGTCCACCATCCACTCGTTGGCGTTGAAGTTGTGCGAGGTCACGTTCATCGTGCCCTTCAGCGCCTGGCCCGGCGTGAAGAGGTAGCCCAGGTAGTTGCTCACCGTGCCGTTGGCGGCAAAGTCGGAGCTGCCGGCCGTGCCGTTCACGTTTTGCAGCACAATCTGGTTGTTGTTGAACGTGCCCGCCGCGCTGCTGATGTTCACGCCCTGCGGCAGGTCTTTGCTCTTGTATGTCACATTCTTGGCCTGCACCGTGCCGCTGGCTTTCACGTTCTGGTAGCGGCCGGCTTCCACGTCGGCCATATTGCCGGCGGCGGCGATGTTGCCCGATACGCGCCCGGTCACGGTCATGCCCGCCAGCGGGAAAATCTTGGTGATTTTGGTCAGGTCCACCGTGCCCTTCACGTTGGCGTCGAACACCGGCTGGTTGATGTTGTGGGCCGTGAGGCGGCCGTCGAGCGGCTCGCCCTCCAGCACCATGTGGAACTGGGGCAGGTTCACGTAGGTATCGTTCACCTGGCCTGTGGTGTTCACCACCGTCCCGCTCAGGTTGATGTCCTCAATCGGGGCCGGAAACTTGTTCGACTTCACGTAGCCGTTGGTCATTTTGATGGCGGCGTTCACCACCGGCATCTGCGTTTTCGAGTAGGTGCCCTTGCCCGTGGCGTCCACCGCCAGCTGGCCGCGCATGCTGAGGCCCGGCACCGGGTACACCTTCAGGGCCTCGGCCAGGTTCACGTTGGCTTTCACACGGCCGTCGACCTTCATCGGCTCCAGGCCGTCGATGGTCACGTTGCCGTCCACGGGGTTGGGCCCCAGGTCGAGGTGAAACTGCGACACGTTCACTTTCACGTTGTTGGTGAAGCCCGAGGGGTTGTCCACCACCAGTTGAACGTTGATGTTCTTGGCTTCCTGCGGCAGGTCGGGGTACTTGAAGCGGCCGTTGGTTACGGCCAGGTTCACGCCGTAGCCGGGCATCCGCAGCTTGTTTTGCGTGCCCTTGTAGTAGCCGTCGAAGGCCACTTGGCCGCTGGTTTCCACGTTCTTAAACTTGTCGGTGTACACGCCCGGCACCAGGCTGAGCAGAGTTTTGAAGTCCGTTTCCAGGGCCCTAAACGTCACGTCGTAGGTAATGTCCGTGGCATTCGGCAGCCCAATGGCCCCGGCAAAGCTGAACGGGAAGTCGTTGAGCTTGATCTTGTTGTCTTTGAAGGTGTACAGGTTTTTGTTCAGGTCCATGTTCATCGTCACGTCGGCGTCGAGCTTTTTGTCCGTCACGTAGGCCACGCCGCCGTAGGTCATGTCGAGGCGGCCGGCCGTGGTTTTCGACGTCATCTCGAACACGTTGCTGGCGAAGTCGCCGCTGCCGGTGTGGTTCACCTGGCGGGCCTCCATGCGGAAGGGCAGCGTCAGGTCTTCGTAGCGCAGGTGGCCGTCGGTCACTTTCCAGCCCTTGATGGCCAGCCGCACCTGGCTGGTGTCCTGGCCTTTGGCGGCGGCGGCCGAGTCCGAAATCATCACGTCCCAGTTGGTCCGCCCGCTTTTTAGCACCCGCAGGCTGACGTCGGGCCGGTCCAGCTCCACGTTGTTGATTTTGATTTCCTGTCCCTTAAGGACCGTCATCACGTCGAGGCCCACGCGCAGGCTGGGCAAGTAGGCCAGCGTGTCGCGGCCGAACGAGTCGAGCCCAATCACGCGCAGATTCTTGATGTCCAGCGTCAAATCCGGGAAGGAGTGGAGCACGCTCACGTCGATGCTATTCGGGTCGTACTGCACTTTGGCGCGCACACGTTGGGCAATCTGCTTGTCGGCCAGGGCCCTTAGCCGGTCTTTAAATAAGAACGGCGCGGCTACCACGGCCGCCAGCAGCAGCACCACCACTATTCCCAAACCAATCAGAATCTTCCGCATAGCCAGTCGTACTAAAGTGAATCGGGCAAAAATAGAACGGCCGCCCATTGCCCCACCTTAAACGGCGGGCTCGGGCCCCAGTGTTCATTTCCGGGGCCCCCGGCCGTACTTTCGTTGGCCGGCCGTACCAAAACCGGGCCCAACTGCGTTTTGCCTGCCCTTATGCTTTGCTCTCTTCCACTGCGCGGGGCCCCGGCCCGCTGGCTGGGGCGCGGCGCGGCGCTGCTGCTGGCCGTGGGCCTGGCCGCGCCCGCCGCCCAGGCCCAGGACGTGTATTTTTCGCAACCCTTCGCCACGCGCCTGCACGCCAACCCGGCCTTCACCGGCCTGATTGACGACTACAGCGTGACGCTGAGCTACCGCAACCAGCTGCCCACGCTGGCGGGCTCGTTTGTGACGACCCAGGCCGCGGCCGACTGGCGGCCCGACAAGCCCGGCCAACACCACGCCTTCGGCCTACTCGTGGACCAGGACCGGGCGGGCTCCGTGGGCTACACCCGCATCCAAGCCGGGGCCCTGTACGCCTACCACACCCGCCTGACCCGGCAGGTGGCCCTGAGCGGGGGCCTGCGCGCCAGCTACGGCCGCCAGCGCGTGAGCTACGGCAACTTCACGTTCGGCGACCAGATTTCGGCCGACGGCCAGCTCACGGGGCCCTCGGCCGAGGCCATCGACTTCGCGCCCAGCAACTACCTCAGCGTGGGCACCGGCGTAGTACTGTACTCCGACCAGGCTTGGCTGAGCATTGCCGGGCAGCACCTCAACCAGCCCAGCCTAGGGTTTCGGGCCCAAAGCCAGCTGCCACTGCTGCTGAACGTGAGCGGCGGCTACAAATTTTTTGTCCTGAAACCGGGCCCCGGCCGGGCCACCCGCGAGTTGAGTTATACGCCCGTGGCGGCCTACAGCCGGCAGGGCGGCTCGCAGCGCGTCGAGGCCGGATTGTATTTCACCGCGTCGCCCATCACGCTGGGGGCCGTGTACCGCAACCTTTTTGGCAACACTGGCGTTGGGCCGCAGCACGTGCTAGCCGTAGTGGCGGGGGTACAGACCGGGGGCCTGCGCCTGGGCTATAGCTACGACGTGGGCCTGAGTAGCTTAAGCGCAAATTTGGGCGGGGCCCACGAAATAACTTTAGCCATTAGGGCGTTTGACAAGCTCGAAAATGCCTACCAACGCTTGCACCGGAGAAATTATCCTATCGCGCCTTGCCCAGCATTCTAGATTCTTTGTAATATTGCATTTAAATTGCAACCGAATTAATACTGATAACGATTTCTCACCCCTAGTTGAACTAGTCCAGTCATGAAATTATCCAACTATCTATGCCTGGGCGCACTCGCACTCGGGGGCTTTTCAAGCTGCAAGCCGGGCGTCAGTGCGACCAACCCCGGCAAGGAGTCGTCGACCACGGGGGTCGAATACAACACCGAAAAGGGCATGCAGGTGTCCAGCTACAAGGGCATTCCGGCCGGCCCGGGCCTCGTGTTCATCGAGGGTGGCCGCACCGTACTGGGCACCCAGGAGGAGGACGTGACGCTCTCGCACGACAACATGGAGCGCACCGTCACCATTGCCTCGTTCTATATGGACGAAGCCGAGGTGGCCAACATCCACTGGCTGGAATATTTGCACTTTATCCGCACCGACTCGGCGGAGGAGTTTTATAAGTCGGCCCTGCCCGACACCACCGTGTGGGCCCGCGACCTGTCGTTCAACGACCCCTACGTAACGTATTACCTGCGCTACCCCGGCTTCCGCTTCTTCCCCGTGGTGGGCGTGAGCTGGCTGCAAGCCAACGACTATTGCACCTGGCGCACGGCCAAGGTGAATGAGGGCTTTGCTGCTAAAGCAGGCGGCTCAGGCAAAAAAAGTGGGGGATTGTTCTCGCGCAAAAAGAAAGACACCGCTGCCGAAGGCACCGCGTCTGCTGATAGCAAGAACCGCATCTCCATCGAAAACGGCAACACGCTGCCCAACTACCGCCTGCCCACCGAGGCCGAGTGGGAATACGCCGCCCTGGCCCTCATCGGCACCCAGGAAGTGGGCAACGAAAACCAGGAGGAAAAACGCATTTACCCCTGGGACGGCCGCACCACCCGCAACGCCTACGGCAGCAAGCAGGGCCAGTTCTTGGCCAACTTTAAGCGTGGCCGCGGCGACTACGCCGGCATTGCCGGCAGCCTGAACGACGGCGCCATGATTACGGAGCAGATTTATGCCTACCCGCCCAACGACTACGGCCTCTACAACATGGCCGGCAATGTGAACGAGTGGGTGCAGGACGTGTACCGCCCCCTCTCGTACCAGGACGTGGAAGACCTGAACCCCTTCCGCCGCAACGGCGTGCTGGACCCCGCCGATAAGTACGACAAGAAAGGTTACCAGTCGCTGATCGACGACAAAGTGCGCGTGTACAAAGGCGGCTCGTGGCGCGACGTGGCTTATTGGCTCTCGCCCGGCACCCGCCGCTTCATGGCCCAGGATTCGGCCACGGCCACCATCGGTTTCCGCTGCGCGATGATCAACGCCGGCAGCAACAAGTAGGACCGCAGATTACGTGGATTTAACGGATAAGAACGGATTCGAGAGGCTCCGTTCTTAGTTTCAAAGCAAAAAAAGGCGACCCGTACGGGTCGCCTTTTTTTGCTTTGAAATCCTCATAATCACCTATTGTACAGCGTTTACTTAGTAGAAACAGGGACCCTCGAATCCGTTCTTATCCGTTAAATCCACTTAATCTGCGGTCAAGCGCACGCGATGGTGGCAATGCTGATTTCCAGGGCCCCGGCAGCAAGCAGGGCCGCGCCGCAGGCTTCGAGGGTGGCGCCGGTGGTCAGCACATCGTCGACGAGCAGCACGCGGCGGCCGGCTACCGACGCGGCGTCGGCGGCTTCGAATACGGTGGCCACGTTGTCCCAACGCTCGGCGCGGTTTTTCTTGGTTTGGGTGGCCGTGTGGGCGGTGCGGCGCAGGGCAGGGGCCCAGGGCAAGGCCAGGCCGGCGGCTAGGCCTTCGGCAAATACTTCGGCCTGGTTGAAGCCGCGCTTGGCTAGCTTACGCGGGTGCAGCGGCACGGGTACGATGAGGTCGAAGTCGGCTGCCAAGCCTGCCGCGGCTAACTCGGCGCCGTAGAGGCGGCCCAAGGCCGTGCCCACGTCGCGCTGGCCGCCGTACTTGAGGCCATGCAGCAGGCGCTGCACCCGGCCCTGGCGCACAAACCGCAAGTAGCTGAGGGCGTGGCGCACCGGCAGTTTGCCCCAGAAGCGGCGGCCCAGCGGATTGGCTTCGGGCGGCAGGCGGTGGAAATCGGTGTAGGGCAGCTCGGCGCGGCAGTTGGTGCAGAGGTGCGCCTCGCCCCGGGCCAGCGGCTCGCGGCAGGCCGGGCACAAGCGCGGGAAAACCAGGCCCACGAAGTCGGCCAGCCAGGAGCGGAGCATGGGCGTAAATTTGCGTTTTAGTTGTTGGGGCCCCAGAACGTCACGCTTCACTGCGCGGACGCTAGATGAACATGACATTCTGGGGCCCCACTGAACAGCAAATAACCGATAATCTTACCATGTCCCAAGTAAACGAATTCAACGACTACCGCCAGCGGATGAACGAGAAGATTCTCGCCGCCGACAACAAGGTCATCAAGCGCTTTTTCAACCTCGACACCAACACCTACGTCGCCGGGGCCCTCGACGTGAAGACCAAGGAAATGCTGGGCCTGGCCTGCTCCCTGGTGCTGCGCTGCGACGACTGCATCAAGTACCACCTGGGCAAGTGCTTCGAGGAAAAGCTCTCGGACGAAGAAATTTACGAGGTGTTCGCCATCGCCAACCTCATCGGGGGCAGCATCGTCATCCCGCACTTCCGCCGCGCGGTGGAGTACTGGGAAATCCTGAAGGAGGAAGCCGGCCCGGGCCAGCCCGCGCCCGACCACGCCCACGCCCACGGGGGCCCCGCCGCATGAGCGACGACCTAAACCCGGCGCCGGAACACCTCGAGACCGAGGCCGATTTCGAGCACCGCTGGACCGCGCTGCTGGACGAGATGGAAACCCGCTTTGGCAAGCGCCCCGACCTGAACGCGCTGCTGCTGCTCATCGGCGTGCAGGAGCTGGGGCAGGGCGTGGCCGAATTCACCAAGGAGCAAAAGCAGGACCTGATGCACATCGCCACCTGCAAGCTCTTCAGCCTCAGCGGCCACTACGAGCTGGAGCGCGTGGACGAGGACGGCTGGCCGCACTACAAGCTGCTGCGCCCGGTGCCCTTCGCCTTCCTCAAAGAGCAGGAGCGCATGATGAAGTGGCACATGCTGGAGTATTTCAGCTTGGACGACTAAAGAATCAATTAATTATAAGGACGTCATGCAGAGCGCAGCGAAGCATCTTTTCCGCGTCACTAACTCATTCGTTGAACGATTGGGTTGGTAACGCGGAAAAGATGCTTCGCTGCGCTCTGCATGACGTCCTAAATTTTAAAGCAACCCACATTTGAAAATCATTTCTTACAATGTCAACGGCCTGCGCTCGGCCCTGAGCAAGGGGTTGCTCGACTGGGTGCAGCAGGCCGACCCGGACGTGCTCTGCCTCCAGGAAATAAAGGCCGGCGTGGGGCCCCTGGACGTGTCGGGCTTTGAGGCGCTGGGCTACTATGCCTACCTGCACCCCGCCCAAAAGCCCGGCTACAGCGGCGTGGCCACGTTCTCGAAAACCAAGCCCGTGGCCGTGGTGCACGGCTGCGGCACACCCGCCTACGACGACGAGGGCCGCGTGCTACGGCTCGATTTTGACGACGTGTCGGTGCTGAACACCTACATGCCCTCGGGCACAAGCGGGCTGGCGCGGCAGGCGTTTAAGGTGGAGTGGCTGCACTTTTTCCGGCGCTACGTGGCGGGGCTGCGGGCCGCGGGCGGGGCCCCGCTGCTCATCGGCGGCGACTTCAACTGCTGCCAGACCGAAATCGACCTGCACAACCCCAAGGCCAACCAGCAGAGTCCCGGCTACACGCCCGAGGAGCGCCAGTGGTTCCGCGATTTCCTCGCCGATGGCTTCGTCGATACCTTCCGCCACCACTACCCAGGGGCCCCCGGGCACTACTCGTGGTGGAGCTACCGGGCCGGCTCGCGCCCCCGCAACGTGGGCTGGCGCCTCGACCACTGGCTGGCCGACGCGGCCCTGCAACCGCGCCTGGCGGCGGCCGGCCTGCTGCCCGATGCCGTGCACTCCGACCACTGCCCGGCCTGGGTGGAACTCAATGGGTGAATGAGCGAATGAGTGAATCGGTGAATGAGGGCACTTTTTCATTCACCCATTCACCCATTCAATCATTCACCCATTGAATACCGTTGAACCAACGCGGCCGCGCTTTGCGTATCTTTCCTGAAGACAAGACCTGACTTATGGCTGTAGTGGTGGAGCGCGGCGCGCCCGGCGCGGACCAGTACCCGGCGCTGGCGCGGGTGCGGGCCGAGCTGGAAGCCTTCAAGCGCAAGTTTTACCTGAACTTACTGGTGCGGGGGGCCCTGGTGGCGGGCGGGCTGCTGCTCACGCTGTTCGTGGCCTTTAGCCTGCTCGAATACTTCCTGTACCTGCCCACGGCGGTGCGGGCGGTGCTGCTGTTCGGCTTTTTGGGGCTGGCGGCCTACGCCTTTGCGCGCTGGATTTGGCAGCCGCTGGCGGCCCTCACGAACCTACGCCGCCTGCTGAGCGACGAGCAGGCCGCCCGCCGCGTGGGCGAGCTGTTCCCGCAGGTGCAGGACCGCCTCCTGAACGCCCTTCAGCTGCAAGGCCAGGCCCGCGGCAACGCCCTGGTAGCCGCCAGCCTGGAGCAGCGCGCCGCCCAGCTCGGCCAAATCTCCTTCGCCGAAGGCATTGACATTCAGCAGCAAAGCCGCCCGCTGTGGAAATATGCGCTGGGGCCCCTGGCGCTGCTGGGGCTGGCGCTGGCCGTATTCCCGAGCTTTTTGAAGCAGGGCACCGAGCGGATCTGGCACTACCAGCGGGCGTATTCGCCGCCCGCGCCGTTTGAATTCGTGCTGAAAAACAAGCAGTTGACGGCCTTCCGGGGCGAGAATTTTACCTTGGACGTGACGGTGACCGGCAGCGCTTTGCCGGCCGAAGCCAGCGTCCGCTACGGGGGCTCCGAGCGCAAGATGCAGCGCGTGGCGGGCCACCCCGACCAGTTTCGCTACGTGTTTGAGCAGCCCCAGGCCGACGTGGATTTCCAGCTGACCGGCGCCGGCTTCGCCTCGCCCGAGCACCGGCTGGTGGTGCGGGAGCGGCCCAGCCTGCGCGATTTCAAGGTGCGCATCACCTACCCCGCCTACACCGGCCGGGGCCCCGAAACCGTGGAAAACGGCGGCAACCTGACCGTGCCCGAGGGCAGCACCGTACGCTGGGAATTTGCCACGGCCGCCACCCAGGCCCTGGCCCTGGTGTTTGAGAACCCGGCCGAAACGCTGGCCGCCCAGCGCGACGGCGACGCCTTCGTGGCCACGCGGCAGGTGCTGCGCTCGCAGCCCTACCAGTTGCGCCTGCAAAACGCGGCCAGCCGCAACCCCGACCCCATCGCCTACCAGCTCACCGCCGTGCCCGACGCGCCCCCCACGCTCACGCTGGAGGTATTTTCCGACACCGCCTCGCTGAATTTCCTGGCCCTGGGCGGCACCGTGCGCGACGACTACGGCCTCACGCGCCTGCTGCTGCACTACACCGTGCGCCGCGGGGGCCCCGGCGGCGCGGCGCGGGTGGTGGCGCTGGCGCTGCCCCGCGAAAGCGCCGGCACCTACAGCCACACCTGGAACATTGGGGCCCTGGGCCTGAAGCCCGGCGACCGCCTCGAATACTTCGTGGAAGCCTGGGACAACGATGGCCTGCACGGCCCCAAGGCCACCCGTACCCGCCCGGCCGAGTTCCGGCTGCCCAGCCGCCGCGCGCAGGAGCAGCAGCTGGCCGCCGCCTCGCAGGCCGTGGCCAGCCAGATGAGCCAGGCCGCCAAGCAGAGCGAGAAGCTGGAGCGCGAATTGGCCAAAACCACCGACAAGCTGAAAACCAAGCGCGAGCTGAGCTTCCAGGACCGCAAGCAGCTGGAGAACATGCTCGACCAGAAGCAGCAGCTCAACCAGCAGGTGGAGCAGATGCAGAAGGCCTTCGAGCAGTTGCAGCAGAAGCAGGACCAGCTCGACCCCAAGAGCGAGGAGCTGGCCAAGAAGGCCGACGAGCTAAAAAAGCTGATGGCCGACCTGCTCGACCCCGAAACCAAGAAGCTGTACGACAAGCTGCAAAAGCTGCTGGAGCAGCAAAAGCAGCCCGACGCCGAGATGCAGAAGCTGATGCAGCAGCTCGAAAACAAGGAGAACACCTTGCAAAAAGAGCTGGATAGGGCCCTGGAGATGTTCAAGCAGATGCAGTTTGACCAGAAGGCTGAGGCCACCGCCGACAAGCTGGAAAAGCTGGCCGAGGACGAGCAAAAGCTGGCTGAAAAAACCGCCCAGAACGACAAGGATAACCCCGAGAACAAGGCCTCGAAGGAGCAGCAAAAAGCCGCCCAGGAGCAGCTCAAGCAAACCCAGGCCGAGAACCAGCAGCAGTTTGAGGACCTGAAAAAGGACTTGCAGGACCTCAAGCAGATGGACAAGGAAATGGGCGACCAGAACGGAGCCGACGAGCAGAAACCCGAGCAGGAGCAAACAGACCAGGACATGCAAGAGGGCCAGCAGCAGCTGGGCAAAAACCAGAACCAGAAGGCCGCCGCCAAGCAGAAAAGCGCCGCCCAGCGGATGCAGAAAATGGCCAAGAAAATGCGCGACCAGCAGGACCAGGAGGAAAGCGACCACGCCCAGCAGAACATCGACGACCTGCGCTACATCCTCAAGAACCTGCTGACGCTCAGCTTCGACCAGGAGGGCCTGATGAAGGATTTCCGCCGCGTGGACCAGAGCGACCCGCGCTTCGTGCAGCTGGGCCAGACGCAGCGCAAGCTGCGCGACGACTCGCGCATCATCCAGGACTCGCTGTACGCGCTGGCCAAGCGCGAGCCCAAAATTCAGAGCTTCGTGACCCGCGAGGTGGGCGACATGAACGGCCGCATGGACGAGGCCCTGGGCCACATCCAGCAGCGCGACGTGAACCGCGCCACCGCCACCCAGCAGCAGGCCATGACCAGCATGAACAACCTGGCCCTGATGCTCAGCAGCTCGCTCAACGACATGCAGCAGGCCCAGGCACAGGCACAGGGCCAGCCCAAGGACGGCAAGGGCAAGCCCGGTCGCAAAAAGGGCAAGGGCAAAGGGCAGGGCCAGGGTAAACCGGGCCCCGGCAACCTGGGCCAGATGCAGCAGCAGCTCAACCAACAGATTCAGCAGCTCTCGCAGAGCGGCAAAACCGGGCGCGCCATGTCGCAGGAGCTGGCCAAGCTGGCCGGCCAGCAGCAGATGCTGCGCCAAGCAATGCAGCAGCTCGACCGGATGCAGAACCCGGGGGGCCCCGGCGGCAGCGGCAAGGATGGCGGCGGTAAGCCCGGC
This genomic stretch from Hymenobacter sp. PAMC 26628 harbors:
- a CDS encoding thioredoxin family protein, which produces MSVTTAPVLTADQLAAGLTYAAYRQHITAVLAAQGPDPQLAKMLPHYREGEARMNALVPTVAVLPELQAALQRIAGQYVWVVITEGWCGDAAQLVPVIEAVAQASNGRLATRYFLRDANPDLIDRYLTNGGRAIPMTVLLRADSMAEAAVWGPRPAPAQALFQTLKASQTPFAELAAQLHGWYAQDATRTTQHELLALVQQLG
- a CDS encoding DUF4382 domain-containing protein, giving the protein MKNYSFLGLAGAALLGLASCSKSTSDDPSATAAKLEVRLTDAPGNFNSVVLDVRQIEVHLKDEGNPDGWQTLNFTPQTVNVLDYVNGKSALLVNTDFAPGDLKEIRLILGPNSYVVGTDGQQYDLKTPSGQTSGVKLKLDKVTLKQRETFQLLLDFDVAKSIVERGNWKAGNDKKERYLLKPVIRLVAQDLKGGLGGLVSPAAARPQVLAIRSSILGPDTVSTYADASGAFQLRGLPAGTYQVQFFPTVGAPAGQPAYKNVVRTGITVDNVQATDLGLTPLN
- a CDS encoding AsmA family protein, with the protein product MRKILIGLGIVVVLLLAAVVAAPFLFKDRLRALADKQIAQRVRAKVQYDPNSIDVSVLHSFPDLTLDIKNLRVIGLDSFGRDTLAYLPSLRVGLDVMTVLKGQEIKINNVELDRPDVSLRVLKSGRTNWDVMISDSAAAAKGQDTSQVRLAIKGWKVTDGHLRYEDLTLPFRMEARQVNHTGSGDFASNVFEMTSKTTAGRLDMTYGGVAYVTDKKLDADVTMNMDLNKNLYTFKDNKIKLNDFPFSFAGAIGLPNATDITYDVTFRALETDFKTLLSLVPGVYTDKFKNVETSGQVAFDGYYKGTQNKLRMPGYGVNLAVTNGRFKYPDLPQEAKNINVQLVVDNPSGFTNNVKVNVSQFHLDLGPNPVDGNVTIDGLEPMKVDGRVKANVNLAEALKVYPVPGLSMRGQLAVDATGKGTYSKTQMPVVNAAIKMTNGYVKSNKFPAPIEDINLSGTVVNTTGQVNDTYVNLPQFHMVLEGEPLDGRLTAHNINQPVFDANVKGTVDLTKITKIFPLAGMTVTGRVSGNIAAAGNMADVEAGRYQNVKASGTVQAKNVTYKSKDLPQGVNISSAAGTFNNNQIVLQNVNGTAGSSDFAANGTVSNYLGYLFTPGQALKGTMNVTSHNFNANEWMVDPVSNKSTATGQGAPAKATGVLEIPKFFDLVLNSKVDNVTYDNLKLTNASGTVAVNNQIATLKDLTFNTLGATFGTTGSYNTQNLAHPKFDLGLNIKNLDFQNAFKAFNTVKALVPLAAAVQGVFGTNFNVSGEMGQDMFPKLSTLSGTGLFDIVKASVLQSPVLSQISSLTTLPELKNLQVLNKIVNAQIVNGNFVVKPFDLAIGDVKMTVGGSNSLAGLLSYVTAINAPTGKLGNALSGKLTQLTGVQNIQGTDRVTLGLNIGGSMASPVVKLTSGSLKDQGKAIVTNVVKTKLTDALLGLATKNRAKTDSTQKATATTQQNSQEQLNLELQKKKLEAQEKAKQAIGAGLNSLFGGRKKAAAPAVAPAAADTTRK
- a CDS encoding PorP/SprF family type IX secretion system membrane protein, with protein sequence MLCSLPLRGAPARWLGRGAALLLAVGLAAPAAQAQDVYFSQPFATRLHANPAFTGLIDDYSVTLSYRNQLPTLAGSFVTTQAAADWRPDKPGQHHAFGLLVDQDRAGSVGYTRIQAGALYAYHTRLTRQVALSGGLRASYGRQRVSYGNFTFGDQISADGQLTGPSAEAIDFAPSNYLSVGTGVVLYSDQAWLSIAGQHLNQPSLGFRAQSQLPLLLNVSGGYKFFVLKPGPGRATRELSYTPVAAYSRQGGSQRVEAGLYFTASPITLGAVYRNLFGNTGVGPQHVLAVVAGVQTGGLRLGYSYDVGLSSLSANLGGAHEITLAIRAFDKLENAYQRLHRRNYPIAPCPAF
- the gldJ gene encoding gliding motility lipoprotein GldJ, whose amino-acid sequence is MKLSNYLCLGALALGGFSSCKPGVSATNPGKESSTTGVEYNTEKGMQVSSYKGIPAGPGLVFIEGGRTVLGTQEEDVTLSHDNMERTVTIASFYMDEAEVANIHWLEYLHFIRTDSAEEFYKSALPDTTVWARDLSFNDPYVTYYLRYPGFRFFPVVGVSWLQANDYCTWRTAKVNEGFAAKAGGSGKKSGGLFSRKKKDTAAEGTASADSKNRISIENGNTLPNYRLPTEAEWEYAALALIGTQEVGNENQEEKRIYPWDGRTTRNAYGSKQGQFLANFKRGRGDYAGIAGSLNDGAMITEQIYAYPPNDYGLYNMAGNVNEWVQDVYRPLSYQDVEDLNPFRRNGVLDPADKYDKKGYQSLIDDKVRVYKGGSWRDVAYWLSPGTRRFMAQDSATATIGFRCAMINAGSNK